One Microplitis demolitor isolate Queensland-Clemson2020A chromosome 2, iyMicDemo2.1a, whole genome shotgun sequence DNA segment encodes these proteins:
- the LOC103574837 gene encoding putative uncharacterized protein DDB_G0282129 isoform X1, producing MIDSSNIQESSGLATALKDRPACVMPVQPNRSLPVLPAPHSPYRAIVSRRTSTTASDSASTGLSNKQLLKNVQGTFTNTKSNSTTSLSSSSSSSSSSSSSSSSSSSSSSTTSSLSPPRLSPSPAPLLSSSSSSSLSKTNYVTPQLLRCTLDLTKIDIPNLKKNNELLRKPVINIIQESRSHEKSNQNISRRLGAKRKSDGGIENNSNNNNNNNNNNNNNNNNNYNNNTNINGINYKDIINNYNFIDISKSPERCDSIDADSSINVDPLSLYYTNDSDAQKRELGPIKKRRKRKDKKLEDEGMGKPKIVPPLRLKKIQSLQANITTACYQPNNDEKERIKQIIERERQECIPKFRYYQPKPPEVPIIIPDTRPINNTEHASKYRIVSGQTPPYDERIDSSTMSNKDAQELRYRKNKLKLKLRELKKKTVELSRVMLKTLIPPSAPVKDTIESYAQQIEKLTNLLKMLPEVPQETSDSEVINNNNNNNNNNNNNNNNNNNKIINDLPNLNASPPCSTTYKDISVVSQYPSYTSPSPEPPKLSPKIPINYEIITTTTTTTTTSTTTSPYDERNSPPLLPRATSTNGDNYEDDWEESQLYNKLLEQVNNKLKASEDSELNISSVNSSVITTTTGSIVTEQIDIDDKPEYFNLSTDITKSELYIDPVNNQIDITEKLDNIEMGCDVDQVLKIDLRHSPSPENMVIDTTSIPKYENNNNNNNNNNNNNDYYENNLRINESDQLKAKLKESNNSHKIIKVFDNLTSVSPTISNDSNASNVSNTAAVAAAAAVAAAASASSAITSSCDILNNKSVGKSKTNKIKDNRPVSESPKNNLIINEQQFPSLGNWLAKISTKLPNHQLLSTRSINDTNNIRPDSAITITNELSPSFYQYYQHHHRQQPLLQQPQLEILNQQQQVSNKTNTTSSSKNKNTLGETHNKISTETQLKNQQQWEPTEQQRQSQAQLLENNSNNNNINTSFLEPQLQQKPQQQIDPQIYSSVPMNRLFPRGYPLDPYRLPLLRPQNSQLPDPISTNSMPYHANASALLNPLPMPQNSSLSYWHQPIAKAHTESKRGFTDIPINYDPLSLAKRSTYSQLHPLLPPVPINLINPPQYQIQQQQQQQQQQQQQQQQQQQQRQQQQQQLHSSQYERLWDKPGLCLRTPDSTIQPINYPSWQTALFSPESLLPGRSYGLNSSWTSDPRNLLSTITPAMQNFSSPYQPIGISRIRNVKERGDQIRNCETPHLGKVNYNPNTAKTLECSNCGSRGPVYKCLGCEIAFYCNESCQARHWNHHVTICPKKMPKLKKVVP from the exons ATGATCGATTCGAGTAATATTCAAGAATCAAGTGGACTTGCTACAGCTTTAAAAGATCGTCCAGCTTGTGTGATGCCTGTTCAACCAAATCGTTCATTACCGGTATTACCGGCACCTCATTCACCTTATCGAGCTATTGTATCTCGGAGGACATCAACAACTGCCAGTGATTCAGCATCCACTGGACTatcaaataaacaattattaaaaaatgtccaAGGTACTTTTACAAATACAAAATCAAATTCAACaacatcattatcatcatcatcatcatcatcatcatcatcatcatcatcatcatcatcatcatcatcatcgtcatcaacAACATCATCTTTATCACCACCACGGTTATCACCATCACCAGCACCTTTACTGtcgtcgtcatcatcatcttcattGTCAAAAACTAATTACGTCACACCCCAATTACTTCGGTGTACTTTAGATCTCACCAAGATCGATATCccaaatttaaagaaaaataatgaattattacgTAAACCTGTCATCAATATCATACAAGAATCACGGTCTCATGAGAAGagtaatcaaaatatttcaagGCGTTTAGGAGCAAAAAGAAAATCTGATGGTGGAATTGaaaacaacagcaacaataacaacaacaacaacaacaacaacaacaacaacaacaacaacaactatAACAACAACACCAATATCAATGGAATCAATTATAAAgacataataaacaattataactttattgaTATTTCTAAAAGCCCTGAAAGATGTGACTCTATTGATGCTGATTCGTCAATAAATGTTGATCCTTTGTCACTTTATTATACAAATGATTCCGATGCTCAAAAACGAGAATTAGGACCTATTAAAAAACGCCGAAaaagaaaagataaaaaattggaAGATGAAGGTATGGGTAAACCTAAAATAGTCCCACCTTtgagacttaaaaaaatacaaagtttGCAAGCAAACATTACAACGGCATGTTATCAACcaaataatgatgaaaaagaacgcattaaacaaataatagaGAGAGAACGTCAAGAGTGTATCCCTAAATTTAGATATTATCAACCAAAACCCCCAGAAGTCCCAATAATAATACCAG aCACTAGGCCAATCAACAACACAGAACATGCCAGTAAATATCGTATTGTCAGTGGACAAACTCCACCCTACGACGAGCGTATTGACTCATCAACTATGTCAAATAAGGATGCTCAAGAATTACGTTatcgtaaaaataaacttaaactAAAACTacgagaattaaaaaaaaaaactgttgaaTTGAGTCGAGTTATGTTAAAAACACTTATACCACCTTCAGCGCCTGTTAAGGATACTATTGAATCTTATGCTcaacaaattgaaaaattgacaaatttattaaaaatgctTCCTGAAGTACCACAGGAGACTAGTGATTCTGaagtaatcaataataataataataataataataataataataataataataataataataataataaaataataaatgatttaccaAATTTAAATGCTTCTCCACCCTGTTCAACGACTTACAAAGACATATCAGTGGTGTCTCAGTATCCTTCATACACTTCACCATCACCAGAACCACCAAaattatcaccaaaaataccaattaattatgaaataataacaacaacaacaacaacaacaacaacatcgACAACAACAAGTCCTTATGACGAAAGAAATAGTCCACCTTTGTTGCCGAGAGCAACTTCAACCAATGGAGATAATTATGAAGACGATTGGGAAGAGAGCCAACTGTATAATAAGTTACTTGaacaagtaaataataaattaaaagcatCTGAAGAtagtgaattaaatatttcatcggTAAATTCATCAGTTATCACCACCACTACTGGAAGTATTGTTACCGAGCAAATTGATATAGATGATAAAccagaatattttaatttatcaacagATATAACTAAAAGTGAATTGTATATTGATCCggtaaataatcaaattgataTAACTGAAAAATTAGATAATATAGAAATGGGCTGTGATGTTGACCAAGTATTGAAAATAGATCTGAGACATTCACCAAGTCCAGAAAATATGGTAATTGATACAACAAGTATACCaaagtatgaaaataataataataataataataataataataataataatgattattatgaaaataatttaaggatAAATGAGTCTGATCAACTCAAAGCTAAACTAAAAGAATCTAATAAtagtcataaaattattaaagtatttgataatttaacttCAGTCAGTCCTACTATTAGTAATGATAGTAATGCTAGTAATGTTAGTAATACTGCAGCTGTGGCTGCGGCTGCTGCTGTTGCCGCTGCTGCATCAGCATCGTCTGCCATAACTTCTTCATGTgatatattgaataataaatcagTGGGTAAAagtaaaactaataaaataaaagacaatCGACCAGTATCCGAGTCaccaaaaaataatctcaTTATTAATGAACAACAATTTCCATCACTTGGAAACTGGCTCGCTAAAATATCTACAAAACTTCCaaatcatcaattattatCAACGCGCTCAATTAATGATACTAATAATATTCGTCCAGATTCAGCAATTACAATTACTAATGAGTTATCACCATCATTTTATCAGTACTATCAGCATCATCATCGTCAACAGCCATTGCTGCAACAGCCGCAACTTGAAATACTtaatcaacaacaacaagtATCAAATAAGACAAATACTACCAGttcttcaaaaaataaaaataccttgGGAGAGacacataataaaatatctacagaaacacaattaaaaaatcaacaacaATGGGAACCAACAGAACAGCAAAGACAATCACAAGCACAAttacttgaaaataattcaaacaataataatataaatacgtCATTCTTAGAACCACAATTACAACAAAAGCCTCAACAACAAATAGACCCACAAATTTATTCATCTGTTCCAATGAATAGACTTTTTCCTCGCGGTTATCCA CTGGATCCTTATAGATTGCCACTTCTTCGGCCTCAAAATAGTCAATTACCCGATCCGATATCAACGAACTCAATGCCATATCATGCTAATGCATCAGCTCTTTTAAATCCTTTGCCAATGCCACAAAATTCATCACTCTCTTATTGGCATCAACCGATCGCTAAAGCCCATACAGAATCTAAACGAGGATTTACTGATATTCCAATTAATTACGATCCACTTTCACTTGCCAAAAGATCTACTTACTCTCAACTTCATCCGCTTTTACCTCCAGTACCAATTAACCTTATAAATCCCCCCCAATATCAAAttcaacaacaacagcagcagcagcaacaacaacaacaacaacaacaacaacaacagcaacaacgtcaacagcaacaacagcaaTTACATTCATCACAATATGAAAGACTGTGGGATAAACCTGGACTCTGTTTACGAACTCCTGATTCAACAATACAACCAATAAACTATCCATCATGGCAAACTGCATTATTTTCCCCAGAAAGTTTATTGCCAGGAAGAAGTTATGGATTAAATAGTAGTTGGACTTCGGATCCTCGTAATCTTTTGTCAACAATCACACCagcaatgcaaaatttttcgtcaCCTTATCAACCAATTGGCATTTCACGAATAAGAAATGTCAAAGAACGCGGTGACCAAATACGAAACTGTGAAACTCCCCATTTAGGTAAAGTTAATTACAATCCGAATACTGCAAAAACACTCGAGTGCTCTAATTGTGGATCTCGTGGCCCTGTGTATAAATGTCTAGGATGTGAAATTGCATTTTATTGCAATGAATCTTGTCAAGCGCGACACTGGAATCACCATGTTACTATTTGTCCTAAAAAAATgcctaaattaaaaaaagttgtgccttaa